A window of Acidobacteriota bacterium contains these coding sequences:
- a CDS encoding carbohydrate-binding family 9-like protein produces MAQIYRDSEVPGPDVSYRVARTDATPKALLPGHHQDWARAQAVSWGPHQYRTTFRAVWNDAGMAVRFDAIDDRPWHTMLRRDDALWEEEVVEIFLDPTRSGAHYAEVEISPINIVTDLHVVTPWPHLENVRGWDWAGFESTVIPGAAFGLPGGSWTALAWLPWSGLASMTPAVSPLVPPTRRDTWRFNVFRIKRPHGPAEPERDAIYAAWSPPDGPSFHAPAFFRDLVFE; encoded by the coding sequence ATGGCGCAGATCTATCGCGACTCCGAGGTACCCGGACCCGACGTGTCGTACCGGGTTGCCCGAACTGACGCGACGCCGAAGGCGCTGCTCCCCGGCCATCATCAAGACTGGGCCAGGGCTCAAGCGGTGTCGTGGGGACCGCATCAGTACCGAACGACCTTCAGGGCGGTGTGGAACGATGCGGGGATGGCCGTCCGCTTCGATGCCATTGACGATCGTCCGTGGCACACGATGCTCCGACGCGACGACGCGCTCTGGGAGGAAGAAGTCGTCGAGATCTTCCTCGACCCGACGCGCTCAGGGGCCCATTACGCCGAGGTGGAGATCAGTCCCATCAACATCGTCACCGACCTGCACGTCGTTACGCCGTGGCCCCATCTGGAGAACGTGCGAGGGTGGGACTGGGCCGGCTTCGAATCAACGGTCATTCCGGGGGCGGCGTTCGGGCTGCCGGGAGGCAGCTGGACGGCGCTGGCCTGGCTGCCGTGGAGCGGGCTCGCGTCGATGACGCCGGCCGTGTCTCCACTCGTGCCGCCGACACGCCGGGACACGTGGCGCTTCAACGTGTTCCGGATCAAGCGTCCGCACGGTCCGGCCGAGCCGGAGCGTGATGCAATCTATGCAGCGTGGTCCCCGCCTGATGGCCCGAGCTTCCACGCGCCGGCGTTCTTCCGAGATCTCGTCTTCGAGTAG
- a CDS encoding M14 family metallopeptidase, with the protein MIVRNVTLRMLARFMAAGVLASLAIVPAVAQQAITSPKDQLGFAIGDDYQLANYTRLAAYWHTLDEQSDRVSVVEYGKTSEGRPMLMAVVTSPANHARLEHFKSMARRLALADGLTDADAKQLAAEGKAVVWIDAGLHATEVANVPALTELVYELASRNDPETLKILDNVILLAAFSNPDGLELVADWYMREADPLKRSMANLPVLYQKFIGHDNNREFLLMNMPESEAVGRVLYREWFPQIMYNQHQTGPAGAVLYVGQMRDPSNPYLDPLMAPSMELVSAAIHTRFIAEGKPGATNRSMASYQNWWNGGIRSTACFHNQIAILSEISGSPTPITIDFVPKNLVATNDNPFPVQPQTWHFRQTIDYLLTADRAVLSVAAEHREAFLFNIYRMGKNAIDKGTRDTWTVSAKTVATVEAAAVKDGVRSQGRGGTPLKYYEAMRSPAARDPRGYIIPADQADFLTATKFVNALIKNGVAVDRATRAFEIGGRTYPAGSFVVKTAQAFRPHILDNFEPQDYPDDFAYPGGPPIRPYDVTGYTLAYQMGVQFDRMLEAFDGPFERIEGWAIPPAGKVTGQKASGFLLSHQVNDSVAAVNRLLAGGESVYWLKQPFTVGGKTYPVGTIYVPAAKSTAALVDKLARDISLTIEGINVRPSGDALRLKPVRVGVVDVYGGSMPSGWTQWLLGRFQFSYEVIYPPALDAGGLGARFDVLVVDAGLVSEPGRGEGRQPRLDPAAALPEYRDRIGAITEARTIPQLKRFVEEGGTIIAVGSSTSLATAFGLPLANALVDPNQSRPLPPEKFYIPGSILRAHVNTIDPLAYGLPEILDVFYSNNPLFRVPAGGPVRSVAWFGPDTVVRSGWAWGLDAVKGATTVAEADLGKGRLLLFGPPVAFRAHPHATFKFLFNGLHYAKAEPVTLRH; encoded by the coding sequence ATGATCGTACGCAACGTGACGCTGCGGATGCTGGCAAGGTTTATGGCGGCTGGTGTCCTGGCGTCGCTGGCCATCGTCCCCGCCGTTGCTCAACAGGCCATCACCAGCCCGAAAGACCAGCTGGGCTTCGCGATCGGCGACGACTATCAACTCGCCAATTACACACGGCTTGCGGCGTATTGGCACACCCTGGACGAACAATCCGATCGGGTCTCGGTGGTCGAGTACGGGAAGACGTCCGAAGGCCGTCCGATGTTGATGGCCGTGGTCACGTCGCCGGCCAATCACGCCAGGCTGGAGCATTTCAAGTCCATGGCGCGGCGCCTTGCGCTCGCTGACGGTCTGACCGACGCAGACGCAAAGCAGCTGGCGGCCGAAGGCAAGGCCGTCGTGTGGATCGACGCCGGCCTGCACGCGACCGAAGTCGCCAACGTGCCGGCCCTCACCGAGCTGGTGTACGAACTGGCCAGCCGCAATGATCCCGAAACGCTGAAGATTCTGGACAACGTCATCCTCCTTGCGGCGTTCTCCAACCCCGATGGCCTCGAGCTGGTGGCCGATTGGTACATGCGCGAGGCGGACCCGCTCAAGCGATCGATGGCGAACCTGCCCGTCCTTTATCAGAAGTTCATCGGCCACGACAACAATCGCGAGTTCCTGCTGATGAACATGCCGGAATCGGAGGCCGTTGGCCGCGTGCTCTACCGTGAATGGTTCCCGCAGATCATGTACAACCAGCACCAGACCGGCCCCGCCGGCGCGGTGCTGTACGTCGGCCAGATGCGCGACCCATCCAATCCGTACCTCGATCCGCTGATGGCGCCGAGCATGGAGCTGGTGAGCGCGGCGATTCACACGCGCTTTATCGCGGAAGGCAAGCCGGGCGCCACCAACCGATCGATGGCGAGCTACCAGAACTGGTGGAACGGGGGCATCCGCAGCACGGCCTGCTTCCACAACCAGATAGCGATCCTCTCCGAGATTTCGGGCAGCCCGACGCCGATCACAATCGACTTCGTGCCGAAGAACCTGGTCGCGACCAATGACAACCCGTTTCCGGTCCAGCCCCAGACGTGGCACTTCCGCCAGACCATTGACTACCTGCTGACCGCCGATCGCGCCGTGCTCAGTGTCGCCGCCGAGCACCGTGAGGCGTTCCTCTTCAACATCTACCGGATGGGGAAGAACGCGATCGACAAGGGCACCCGGGATACCTGGACCGTGTCCGCAAAGACTGTGGCGACCGTCGAAGCCGCCGCTGTCAAGGACGGGGTGAGGAGTCAGGGCCGGGGCGGCACGCCCCTGAAGTACTACGAGGCGATGCGCAGTCCCGCGGCACGGGATCCTCGGGGCTACATCATCCCCGCCGATCAGGCCGACTTCCTGACGGCGACAAAGTTCGTCAACGCGCTCATCAAGAATGGCGTCGCGGTCGATCGCGCAACGCGGGCATTTGAGATTGGCGGCCGAACGTATCCCGCCGGCTCCTTCGTCGTCAAGACGGCGCAGGCATTCCGGCCGCACATCCTCGACAATTTCGAGCCGCAGGACTACCCCGACGATTTCGCCTACCCCGGCGGACCGCCGATCAGGCCGTACGATGTCACCGGTTATACGCTCGCGTACCAGATGGGCGTCCAGTTCGACCGCATGCTCGAGGCGTTCGACGGCCCGTTCGAGCGGATCGAGGGCTGGGCCATCCCGCCTGCCGGCAAGGTGACCGGACAGAAGGCTTCGGGATTCTTGCTCAGCCACCAGGTCAACGACAGCGTGGCCGCGGTGAACCGACTGCTCGCCGGCGGCGAGTCCGTGTATTGGCTCAAGCAGCCGTTCACGGTGGGTGGCAAGACCTATCCTGTGGGGACGATCTACGTGCCGGCCGCCAAGTCCACCGCCGCGCTCGTCGACAAGCTGGCCAGGGACATCAGCCTGACCATCGAGGGCATCAACGTGCGGCCCTCGGGAGACGCGCTTCGGCTGAAGCCCGTGCGCGTCGGCGTCGTTGACGTGTACGGCGGCTCGATGCCATCGGGCTGGACGCAGTGGCTGCTGGGCCGCTTCCAATTCTCGTACGAGGTGATCTACCCGCCCGCTCTGGATGCGGGCGGCCTCGGGGCCAGATTCGATGTGCTCGTCGTCGACGCGGGGCTCGTGTCAGAACCGGGCCGCGGCGAGGGACGACAACCGCGTCTCGATCCGGCCGCGGCGCTGCCCGAGTATCGCGACCGCATCGGTGCCATCACCGAAGCGCGGACGATTCCCCAGCTCAAGCGATTCGTCGAGGAGGGCGGCACGATTATCGCCGTCGGCAGTTCAACGTCACTCGCTACGGCGTTCGGCCTGCCGCTCGCCAACGCGCTCGTCGACCCGAACCAGTCGCGGCCGCTGCCGCCAGAGAAGTTCTACATCCCCGGGTCAATCCTGCGGGCTCACGTGAACACGATCGATCCCCTGGCCTACGGACTGCCGGAGATTCTGGACGTCTTCTACAGCAACAACCCGCTGTTCCGCGTGCCGGCCGGCGGCCCGGTCCGTTCGGTCGCCTGGTTCGGCCCCGACACCGTCGTCCGGAGCGGATGGGCGTGGGGGCTCGATGCCGTCAAGGGTGCGACCACTGTGGCCGAAGCCGATCTGGGCAAAGGCAGGTTGTTGCTGTTCGGACCGCCCGTGGCGTTCCGTGCTCACCCGCACGCCACGTTCAAGTTCCTGTTCAACGGATTGCACTATGCCAAGGCGGAGCCGGTGACGCTCCGTCACTGA